The genomic region GCTCCTGATGCTCGGCTGGCGCCTCTGCCGGCACCGCATCCTGGAAATCGCCGCCGTCCGCGACGGCTTCACCGGACCGTATCCGCTCGTGACCGCCCGGGCTGCCCGGCCCGCCGGAAGCGACGGGCGGGACGGGAGCGACAGGCGGGATTCGGAGTAGCGCCGCCGCAACGCGTCCGCGTAACGCAACGTCCCCGCAACCTCTCGTGCACCCGGTTCGCATATGCTCAGCAGAGGAGCCCACACTGGCGCCCACCGGCTCAGCGACGAACCACCCGGGAGACACTTCATGACCAACTGGCGGATCAGGGACTTCCACTCGGCCGATCTTGACGGCATCCTGCACCTCTGGGAATCCCTCAAGGAATCGAACGTGGAGCCCGTGTACGCGCTCTCCGAAGTCCTGGCCTCGTGCGAAAAGGACCACGCCGTGGTGGCAGTGCAGGGCGAGCAGGTGGTGGGCGCCGCGGTCGGACGCGCCGCCCATGACCAGGGCTGGATCGTTTTCCTGGCCACGCTGCCCGAGTTCCGGGGCCGCGGGATCGGCACGTCGCTGCTGGCCGCCGTCGAGAACCGGATGGCGCCGCACGGGCTCAACAAGCTCTCCGCGCTGATGCCCGAATCCGAAACCCGGGTGGAGGCGTTCCTGGGCCGCGGCTTCGTGCTGAAGAAAAACCTGCGCTACTTCGAACGGAAGATCCCGGTCCAGCGCCAGGAGCTTGAGCCGCTCAGCCTGCTCGGCGGCCGCATCCTGGCCCGCGACCTGTGGGAAAACGTGGCCGGCATGCGCCGCGAAAAGGAACTGCTGGAACGCCGGCTGGTCCTGCCGCTGGCCGAGGCCGACCTCGCCGACGAATACGGCGTGGTGCCCCCGCGCGCCGTCGTCCTCTTTGGACCGCCCGGTACCGGCAAGACGACGTTTGCCAAAGCGATCGCGTCCCGGCTGGAATGGCCGTTCGTGGAGGTCTTCCCGTCCCGGCTAGCCGCCGACCCGCAGGGCCTGGCCGGGGCGCTGCGCGAGACCTTCCTGGAGATCGCCGAGCTGGAGCACGCAGTGGTCTTCATCGACGAGGTCGAGGAAATCGCCTCGCAGCGCTCGGGTGAACCGCCCTCTCCCCTGCAGGGCGTCACCAACGAGCTTCTGAAAATCATTCCCGCGTTCCGCGAACAGCCCGGCCGGATCCTGGTCTGCGCCACGAACTTCATCCGCGCCCTGGATTCTGCCTTCCTGCGGCATGGCCGGTTCGATTACGTCATCCCGATCGGCCTGCCGGACCGGCAGGCCCGCGAGGCCATGTGGCAGCGCTTCATCCCCGCCGCCGTGGTGGACGACGTCGACGTCGAACTCCTGGTGGACCGCACCGAGGGCTTCTCCCCCGCGGACATCGAGTATGCGGCCCGCAGCGCCTCCCAGCGGGCGCTGGAAAAGGCGGTGTACGACGACGGCGGTGCCGCGTCCGGGGGCGACCCCGCCTCGCGCGCGGCCGTCCGCAAAGGCCCCTCGACCCAGGACTACCTCGACGCCATCCGGGACACCCGGACGACGGTCAGCGACGAGGTGCATCAGGAGTTCCTCGAGGACATCGACGCCTTGGGCCGGGTGTAGCCAAAGCAACGCGGGGTCAGATGCGGCCGGTGTTGGGGTCCGGAATGGGCGCGAAGTGACCCCGCGTTGCATGCGTCGGACTCCTCTGGCGGGCCCGGCGCCCCGTTCGACGGACAGGGCCACAGCCCGGGGCGCAACTGTCCGGCCGGTGACCTTCGGCCCTTTCCGGCGCACCCGGGACCTGCAAGAGTGGCGGTCATGGCCATGGACGCTGTCGTCAATACCCGGCACGGCACGCTGCGCGGTGCGGAGGCCGACGGGGTCCGCACCTTCCTAGGTGTCCCCTTCGCGGCGCCGCCGACCGGGGCGAACAGGCTGCTCCCGCCGCGGCCGATGCAGCCGTGGACCGGTGTCCGCGATGCCACGGACTACGGGGATTCCCCTCCCCAGGTTGCCCCGCCCGTCAGCGCGGGTTTCGACTGGGATACCGGCCTCGGCGGTGGCGACTGCCTGAACCTGAACATCTGGGCCCCCAGTGCGGGGGCTGCCGGTGTTGGCGCGGCCGGTGCCGGCCCGGCCGGGCTCCCCGTCATGGTCTGGATCCAGGGCGGTGCGTTCGAAGTCGGCTCAACGGCGGCCTATGACGGCCGGAACTTCGCCCGCGACGGCGTCGTGTGCGTTGTGATCAACTGGCGCGTGGGCGCCGACGGGTTCCTCTTCCTCGACGACGGGCACGCCAACGTGGGCCTGCTCGATCAGGTCGCGGCGCTCGAGTGGGTGCGGGACAACATCGCGGACTTCGGCGGCGACCCCGGGAACGTCACCGTCTTTGGCGAGTCGGCTGGGGCAATGAGCATCGGCGTCCTCCTTTCCATTCCCCGGGCCGAGGGACTGTTCCGGCGGGCCATCCTGCAAAGCGGGGCGGCCCACCATGTCCTCCCCGCCCTGGCCGCCGAACGGATCGGCCGGGCCCTCGCCGAGAGACTCGGCGTTCCGCAGACCCGCGAGGCGATTGCCGGCGTCCCGGTCCAGCGGCTCCTCACGGCGC from Arthrobacter sp. NicSoilB8 harbors:
- a CDS encoding GNAT family N-acetyltransferase — translated: MTNWRIRDFHSADLDGILHLWESLKESNVEPVYALSEVLASCEKDHAVVAVQGEQVVGAAVGRAAHDQGWIVFLATLPEFRGRGIGTSLLAAVENRMAPHGLNKLSALMPESETRVEAFLGRGFVLKKNLRYFERKIPVQRQELEPLSLLGGRILARDLWENVAGMRREKELLERRLVLPLAEADLADEYGVVPPRAVVLFGPPGTGKTTFAKAIASRLEWPFVEVFPSRLAADPQGLAGALRETFLEIAELEHAVVFIDEVEEIASQRSGEPPSPLQGVTNELLKIIPAFREQPGRILVCATNFIRALDSAFLRHGRFDYVIPIGLPDRQAREAMWQRFIPAAVVDDVDVELLVDRTEGFSPADIEYAARSASQRALEKAVYDDGGAASGGDPASRAAVRKGPSTQDYLDAIRDTRTTVSDEVHQEFLEDIDALGRV
- a CDS encoding carboxylesterase family protein; the protein is MAMDAVVNTRHGTLRGAEADGVRTFLGVPFAAPPTGANRLLPPRPMQPWTGVRDATDYGDSPPQVAPPVSAGFDWDTGLGGGDCLNLNIWAPSAGAAGVGAAGAGPAGLPVMVWIQGGAFEVGSTAAYDGRNFARDGVVCVVINWRVGADGFLFLDDGHANVGLLDQVAALEWVRDNIADFGGDPGNVTVFGESAGAMSIGVLLSIPRAEGLFRRAILQSGAAHHVLPALAAERIGRALAERLGVPQTREAIAGVPVQRLLTAQTELKTELLAHPDPDHWGHDVVASLMPWQPVIDGDVVPRRPIDRIAGGAGAHIDIIVGTNTEDWKLFLAITGVLARVTEESLGGTGSIEGFPPPASYGLPVPAALEAYRARYPGATPGELLAAVQTDWWVRIPAIILAEAHANAARSTGAGTYMYEFAWAAPDLGAVHAVEVPFVFDTLATNARLFGPLLGKNPPQGLASAMHAAWVSFAATGDPGWPAYEPARRATMRFDVVQGVVDDPRSWERALWDGIR